The proteins below come from a single Leopardus geoffroyi isolate Oge1 chromosome D3, O.geoffroyi_Oge1_pat1.0, whole genome shotgun sequence genomic window:
- the ST8SIA3 gene encoding sia-alpha-2,3-Gal-beta-1,4-GlcNAc-R:alpha 2,8-sialyltransferase isoform X2: MLLSRSQFALKFLDPSFVPITNSLTHELQEKPSKWTFNRTAFLHQRQEILQHVDVIKNFSLTKNSVRIGQLMHYDYSSHKYVFSISNNFRSLLPDVSPIVNKHFNICAVVGNSGILTGSRCGQEIDKSDFVFRCNFAPTEAFQRDVGRKTNLTTFNPSILEKYYNNLLTIQDRNNFFLSLKKLDGAILWIPAFFFHTSATVTRTLVDFFVEHRGQLKVQLAWPGNIMQHVNRYWKNKHLSPKRLSTGILMYTLASAMCEEIHLYGFWPFGFDPNTREDLPYHYYDKKGTKFTTKWQESHQLPAEFQLLYRMHGEGLTKLTLSHCA, encoded by the exons ATGCTCCTCTCCAGGTCACAATTTGCGCTGAAGTTTCTAGATCCGTCATTTGTGCCCATTACGAATTCTCTGACCCACGAACTCCAAGAGAAACCTTCTAAGTGGACATTTAATCGGACAGCGTTTTTACATCAAAG gcAAGAAATTCTTCAGCATGTCgatgtaataaaaaatttttctttgaccaAGAATAGTGTTCGGATCGGACAACTGATGCACTATGATTATTCCAGCCATAAATATGTTTTCTCTATTAGCAATAACTTCCGATCACTGCTTCCAGATGTGTCACCCATTGTGaataagcattttaatatttgtgcTGTGGTTGGAAATAGTGGGATCCTGACAGGGAGCCGGTGTGGACAAGAAATAGATAAGTCAGATTTTGTTTTCCGTTGCAATTTTGCCCCTACGGAGGCTTTCCAAAGAGATGTTGGAAGGAAAACCAACCTTACCACCTTCAACCCCAGCATTCTGGAAAAATATTACAACAATCTTTTGACCATTCAGGACCGTAACAACTTTTTCCTGAGTTTAAAAAAGCTCGATGGGGCCATTCTTTGGATCCCTGCATTTTTCTTCCACACTTCAGCAACTGTTACCAGGACATTAGTTGACTTTTTTGTTGAACACAGAGGTCAGTTAAAGGTCCAATTGGCTTGGCCTGGAAATATAATGCAACATGTCAACAG GtactggaaaaacaaacatttgtcaCCCAAACGGCTGAGCACAGGTATTCTCATGTACACCCTTGCATCAGCGATGTGTGAAGAGATCCACTTGTATGGATTTTGGCCTTTTGGATTTGACCCCAACACAAGGGAAGATCTTCCATACCATTATTATGACAAAAAAGGGACCAAATTTACCACCAAGTGGCAGGAGTCACACCAGCTGCCTGCCGAGTTTCAGCTGCTGTACCGAATGCATGGGGAAGGGCTCACCAAGCTGACTCTGTCACACTGTGCCTAA
- the ST8SIA3 gene encoding sia-alpha-2,3-Gal-beta-1,4-GlcNAc-R:alpha 2,8-sialyltransferase isoform X1, which produces MRNCKMARVASVLGLVMLSVALLILSLISYVSLKKENIFTTPKYANPGAPRMYMFHAGFRSQFALKFLDPSFVPITNSLTHELQEKPSKWTFNRTAFLHQRQEILQHVDVIKNFSLTKNSVRIGQLMHYDYSSHKYVFSISNNFRSLLPDVSPIVNKHFNICAVVGNSGILTGSRCGQEIDKSDFVFRCNFAPTEAFQRDVGRKTNLTTFNPSILEKYYNNLLTIQDRNNFFLSLKKLDGAILWIPAFFFHTSATVTRTLVDFFVEHRGQLKVQLAWPGNIMQHVNRYWKNKHLSPKRLSTGILMYTLASAMCEEIHLYGFWPFGFDPNTREDLPYHYYDKKGTKFTTKWQESHQLPAEFQLLYRMHGEGLTKLTLSHCA; this is translated from the exons ATGAGAAATTGCAAAATGGCCCGGGTCGCCAGTGTGCTGGGACTGGTCATGCTCAGCGTCGCCCTGCTGATTTTATCGCTCATCAGCTACGTGTCCCTGAAAAAGGAGAACATCTTCACCACTCCCAAGTACGCTAACCCGGGGGCGCCCCGAATGTACATGTTCCACGCGGGATTCCG GTCACAATTTGCGCTGAAGTTTCTAGATCCGTCATTTGTGCCCATTACGAATTCTCTGACCCACGAACTCCAAGAGAAACCTTCTAAGTGGACATTTAATCGGACAGCGTTTTTACATCAAAG gcAAGAAATTCTTCAGCATGTCgatgtaataaaaaatttttctttgaccaAGAATAGTGTTCGGATCGGACAACTGATGCACTATGATTATTCCAGCCATAAATATGTTTTCTCTATTAGCAATAACTTCCGATCACTGCTTCCAGATGTGTCACCCATTGTGaataagcattttaatatttgtgcTGTGGTTGGAAATAGTGGGATCCTGACAGGGAGCCGGTGTGGACAAGAAATAGATAAGTCAGATTTTGTTTTCCGTTGCAATTTTGCCCCTACGGAGGCTTTCCAAAGAGATGTTGGAAGGAAAACCAACCTTACCACCTTCAACCCCAGCATTCTGGAAAAATATTACAACAATCTTTTGACCATTCAGGACCGTAACAACTTTTTCCTGAGTTTAAAAAAGCTCGATGGGGCCATTCTTTGGATCCCTGCATTTTTCTTCCACACTTCAGCAACTGTTACCAGGACATTAGTTGACTTTTTTGTTGAACACAGAGGTCAGTTAAAGGTCCAATTGGCTTGGCCTGGAAATATAATGCAACATGTCAACAG GtactggaaaaacaaacatttgtcaCCCAAACGGCTGAGCACAGGTATTCTCATGTACACCCTTGCATCAGCGATGTGTGAAGAGATCCACTTGTATGGATTTTGGCCTTTTGGATTTGACCCCAACACAAGGGAAGATCTTCCATACCATTATTATGACAAAAAAGGGACCAAATTTACCACCAAGTGGCAGGAGTCACACCAGCTGCCTGCCGAGTTTCAGCTGCTGTACCGAATGCATGGGGAAGGGCTCACCAAGCTGACTCTGTCACACTGTGCCTAA